The following DNA comes from Chryseobacterium viscerum.
AAAATTCAACACCAATGTTCCTTTTCTACATAGAAACCCGAAACTCATCATTCATCATTCATCATTCATCATTTATAATTTATAATTTATAATTCCCCTAGCCCTGATAGAAATGGTTACCCCGCAGTAAGGGTTGGAGTGTGAGTGGGGTTGAGCGTGGAAAAGCTCTGGCGCGAGGAGTAGAAATGGATAGCAGGATGAAGCTCCTAGTAAAATTCATATCACATACTATATATAATATATATGATAAGTGTTGGAACAACTAGCAGTGGAAAGTTTATTAACGATAACAATATTGAAAATGGCTCCTTTTACTATTATGATAGGATCAATCCAGATGCTGTAATCAATCAAACATTTTTAATTGCTGATCGCGGGTCCCGGTAAAATTAGCTGTTGAGAGTTTTGGAAATTCTTTACCGTCAAAAAATTTCTTTCGGCCAATCTTAAAAGTTGTGTGAATCATTTCAGCAATATTACCTTCTCCCCTTTGTCTTTCAAAATATCTTTTATCTCCAAGCTTCCCGCCGCGCATAGAACGGATGAGATTTAAAACTTTCTGCGCTCTGTCCGGAAAATGACTTTCTATCCAATTAACAAAAACGGGTTCAACAGTATCATTTAATCTCACCAGGGTATACCCGAATCCTAAAGCACCTGCTTCAGAGATGGCTTTTAATATATTCAGAGGTTCATCACTATTGAGTCCGGGAATAATGGGAGCAACCATCACGTGTACGGGGATTTTGTTTTCCGAGAGAATTTCTACGGCTTTTAATTTATTTTTTGCAGAACTCGTTCTGGGCTCCATCTTCCGTCTCAGTTCTTCATTAATGGTGGGAATGCTTAAAGAAACTGAAACCAGGTTCTGCTCCGCCATGGGTTTTAAAATATCAAGATCCCTTAATACCATTGCGTTTTTTGTCAGAATATTGACAGGATGTCTGTAATCAAGACAAACCTGCAGGAGCTTTCGGGTGATTTCAAATTGTCTTTCGGCGGGCTGATAGCAGTCTGTATTTCCGGATAGTAGAATCGGAGCTGCTTTATAAGCTCTTTTTTGAAAAAATTTCTCCAGTAATTCGGGAGCATTTTTCTTTACCATGATCTTTCTTTCAAAATCAATTCCGGCACTATACCCCCAATACTCATGGGTAGGTCTTGCAAAACAGTAAGAGCAGCCATGTTCACATCCCTGATAAGGGTTCATAGAATATTCCATAGGAAGGTCTTCGCTCTTCACCTGATTCACAATTGTTTTGGGAAAAACTTCAGTGAAGGAGGTTTTTACTGCTTCGAAATCTTCGTCTTCAGGTTCATAGGTATACCTGTCGAAACGATTGATAACGTTTCGCTGAGCGCCCTGACCTTTTATCAAATTTTCGTTTTGCATTCCTGTGTAAAATTAAAATGGAATTTGCATAAAATAATGAGTTTTAACATTAAAGTTTTCCACAAAAAAAATCCAACACTTTCAAAAGCGTTGGATTTAACATAATTAAATATATTTTTTTACTACTTCAGTGCGTAAAATTCCACTCCATGAGTTTCATCATCTTGATTTTTTTCATCAAAGTGTCTGTGATAATCCGAATAGGAATCACTATATTTTTTATCTTTTTTAGTCAATATTTTTTTTATGCTGATTAAACTTAATACTGCCAAAAGACCAACTCCTCCTGCCAGTAAAACTCCAACTTCTTTTTTCATATTTTCATTGATTTAATATTCTTACCATTGCAAAAAGTATACCTATTTTATTTTTTTAAATTATAAATTTTGTTAACATTAAACTTTATTTTTAGGAAAATTACAATCTGCTATTTTTCTTATATTTAAAGATTGCAATGGTTTAATTATTGTACTTAAAAACAAAAATATTATTATGGAAAATTCAGGGAATTTTGATGCAATGACAACCTTAAGTGAAGTCATGAAAACGCTTTCTGAAAGAGGAATACACAGAGAATTCAGAATGAACGAAAAATGTGAAATGAAGTTTGAAAATTCTGATAAAGTTTATCAGCCTGCAGAATTGGTGATATTAAAAACGTATCGTTTTGAAGGAGACAGCAATCCTGATGACAGCGCAGTGCTTTATGTAGTAAAAGATGGCGCCGGAAACCGTGGAATGATCATAGATTCTTATGGGGCAGACAGCAATTATCCAGGTGAAGAATTTGATAAATTTTTAAGAGATATTCCGATTCTGGAAAGTGACGAATTCAATTTTTAACTGAATCTACCTATATTTAATTTTTTAAACCATTAAGATCGTTTTAATTAAAAAGACATCGATCATCAATTAATGGTTCTATCTTAATGGTTTAAAGAATTATTCTTCAGATTTTTCTTTTTTCCTGAAAATATTGTTCAGAAAACCTTTCTTTTCTTTTTTTTCTCCTTCCGGTTCGGGAGTTTCTTTTTTATTTTTTATCTCCTGCTTTATTTCTTTTACAGACTGTTTCATTTCTTTCACAGAAGAAACTGCCTCTTTTACTTTTTTTTCTGTCTTATCTACATTTTTCCCAATAAGGGTTTTCTTTAATCCCTGCTCAATTCCTTTCCAGAACAGATTAAAGAAAGATTTTGTTGGATCACGCTCTACATTTTCTACGGTAACAGCATCGGGAAAACTACCTGAATTTGATTTTATAAAAACGTTGGCAACAGCCGTCAGGAAACCTTTTTTCTCATGATTGTTCTTGTTGAGTACGGCAATTTTCAGATCTTTATGTTTAAGATTAAAGATTCCGTGTAATCCGGCAGGATTTCCTTTAAAATTAAAGAGCATTTCCTGAATGGTCCCTGCGGTAGCAGTCACATGAAGGTAAGGTCTGATAAACGGATTAATACCACTGGCCGGGAGATTGGTGGTTTTTCCCGAAATTGCAAAATTATCGTTACGATCAGCAACATCGAAGTTCCAGTTTACGGAAAGCGGCGAAAGGTTCATGAAGGAACAATTGATTTTAATGTCTACTTTTGTGGGTTTCCCTTTTATTTTAGCAGAATTCAGGTTTCTGACATTCATATTAAAGTTATTGAAGATCAGTTTTCCGGGTCCCATACTTTCCGGAGTATCTTCTTCGTATACTAATACTGAGTTTTTCAGATCGAGCGTATTAATCGTCATCGGAATTTTAATGGAACGCAGCATTTTGGAATACAGAGCTTTTTCTTTTGGATCGTCTTTCGGAATTTTGCTTCTGAAAATATTAGCATCTGCCGACTGGATCGTGACATGAGAAGCATTTATCGTTTTATGATGAGAAAACAACTCCCAGTTTCCTACTGCTGTTATTTGCCCGGCTTTTATATCGTACAAATCTCTTTCAACGGGTATCATCTTGATAAACTGTGCTCTCGAAACAAGAGGTTTCATTGAAAAATTATTGATCTGAATCTTATTTTTATTAAGCTTCAGCAGCCCTAAATTCATATTGTAGAACTGTGTTTTATAAGCAAAGTTTCGGGTGGTGAGATAATAATCTTTAACCTTAAAAGATAATCCTTGTTGATTTAGCTTGGGTGATAATTCAATATTATTAAATGTGGCGTTTAAATCATGAAAAGCCAGTGGCTCTTTTCCATTATCATAAATGATATTTGAATTTCTCAAAGACATCTTCCTTACAATAACAGACTGTATGATCCCTGGCTCAGAAGTTTTATTTTGTTTCTTCTCCCCTGCTTTGAACGCTCCGTTTACATTATCAACAAGAACATCTTTGATATCCAGATTGAGTTTTTTATCAACGAATTCCAGCTTATTAATGTTAAAAGCAATATGATCTGTTTTTAAATTAATTGCTGTTTTTCCAGTTTGGGAAGAACCTGGTGTCAATACCATGTCCAGAATTTCACCATTTGTAGGTTTCAGGGCAAGACTTCTTATTGCAATATTCTGATGATTAGAATATACTATATCTCTTCCTGATAACAGAAAATCTTTATATCCAATAGGAATGACCTGTTCTGAACTTTCCTTATCAAACTTAAGCTGATTAATATTTAAGTTAAGGTTTCCAACAGACAAGAGTTTATTGCCATCCGGTTTATTGATCTGAACCATGGCATTATTAAGTCTAAAAGTATTAAAATCAACCTCAAAATTGGAGTTTTTATCACTTTTTTTCAATTTTACTCCTGTGTTGTAAACTGTGAAAACAGGATTTTGAAAGTCAGCATTGGCAAGTGATACTTTATTCTTAGTCAAAACCACATCTTTGAATTCCATTTTTGGGATACTCAATTCAAATAATCGGGGCTTTTTAGGGTAAAACTTTTTAAACTGAGCAAAAGAAAGAAGCGGAGTCAGTCTGAAGTTTTCAACCAACACCTGCCCATCACTTGTATTGATATTATTAATGGTAACAGCATAAGTTCCATCGGGACGGAAAAAGAATTTCTCTCCTTTAATACTGTATCGGTCGAAAACGACAGGAAGCTTATTTTCAACTGATTCTTCCATCATCTGTAAGTTTTCTACAAACAGATCCAGTTGCTGTACGGATAAAAATTTCTGTTTGGTATATTTGAAAACAGCAATTTTCCCATCGTTGATCCTGATATTTTCAAACAAAAACGGGTTTCTCTTTTTTCCTGTTTTACGATCAACAGGTTTCGCCAGAATGACATTTAAATCAGGTTTATCCAACAACAGATCTGAGGAGCTGATTCTTTTATTAAAAATAGCATCGTAAATCCCAAAACGGCTTATTTTCAGGGTATCAATAGTTCCCTGCAGTCCAATAACTTCTGTGTTTTGAGGATCTTTACTGTTGACTGAAATTCCCGAAGCAAAGATGTTTCCGGTTCCTAAATCTACATCAAGAGTTTTATAAGAAACTTTATAGTTGGTATTCTTTTTTATGTACTCCGGAAGTTGGGTTTTAAGCCATATATTCAGTCCAAAATTCGCAGCAAGAAGAATTCCCGCCAGAATTCCGAAACTTATCAATAGTCTTTTAACCCATTTTCCCATATTTTGTGATTCGGTTTTATATTACATCGATCAATTTTTTACTTCAAAATCAATCACATATCCTTCATGCCCTCTTACATTGATAAAATTTCCTCCTTCAAATCCCAGGTACTGTCCTTTGATACCTGTAAGCTTTCCTGTAAATTCAGGTTTTTTGTCTAATGTAAATGAAGAGACTTTTTCCGGTTTCTCAAAAGGATAATCGAACATCCACAGTTCTTCTCCTTCCCGGTAGAACTTCTGAAAATCTTCAGGAAAGTGTTCTTTGATCTTCTGTCTGAAGTCTGCAAGGTCTATTTCTCCTTCAAAATCATCCTGCAACATCTTTCTCCAATTGGTTTTATCTGCCAGATGTTCTTTTAAAGCCACTTCTATCATTCCTGCTTCGTATCGGTTCTCTGTTCTTGCAATGGGTAATGCAAAAGTTGCCCCCTGATCAATCCATCTTGTTGGAATCTGAGTATTTCTTGTTACGCCTACTTTTACATCTCCGGTATAAGCCAGATACACGGTGTGCGGCTGAAGCTGAATTTGTTTTTCAACCTCCAGGTCTCGTTCTGCAACTCCTAAATGCGCTGTAGAAAGCTCCGGACGGATAATGGTATCACTTGCATAAGGACTTTCAAAAAAACAGTTTTTGCAGAATCCCATTCTGTAAATAGGCTTATTTTCTCCACAGTTTACACATTGGAATCCGGTGTGCCTGATGCTTAACTCTTTTCCAATCAGCTCATTCATATGGATCAGATCTCCTGAAAGATTGAGGTAGTATTGGATTGGCTTTGCATCGTAGCTTGTCATCTTTAAAATTTGCCCTTGAAACTGCATATTATATTTATATTACTTTTTTAAGTAAATTTAATGATTATATTTTTCAAAAAGTAAAATTTATATTTTTGTACTAATAAAAAATACAAATGGTTTATCTTGTAACAGGCGGTAGTGGGTTCATCGGATCTCATTTAATTGAACGATTATTAAGAAATGGACATTCTGTCATAAACATTGACAATTTTGATGATTTCTATAACTATCAGGTGAAAATTAAAAATACTTTAGAGTCAATTGGTAAAATTTCGGATTTTGAATACTCAGACAAAGAGACTGATCTCCGTCATTTAATTTCACTCACTCATTCTGACCAATATTCCCTCTATTGGCAGGATATCCGTGATCAAAAAGGTCTTGAAAGCATCTTTAAAAACCACCATATCGACATGGTGATTCATCTGGCTGCGCTTGCCGGTGTACGCCCTTCCATTGAACGTCCTTTAGAATATGAAGAAGTCAATGTAAGAGGTACTATGAATCTTTGGGAATTGTGTAAGGATTTTAATATTAAAAAATTTATTTGTGCATCTTCCTCAAGTGTTTACGGAAACAATGAAAAGGTTCCTTTTGCAGAAACAGATAATGTAGACAATCCTATATCACCTTATGCAGCCACTAAAAAAAGTGGAGAAATCATAGGACATGTGTATCACAATCTATACCATATAGATATGATCCAGCTTAGGTTCTTTACAGTATATGGACCAAGACAGAGACCTGATCTCGCAATACACAAGTTTGTAAAACTTATTTCAGAAAATCAGGAAATACCTTTCTATGGTGACGGAAATACCGCCAGAGATTATACATATATAGATGACATTATTGACGGTATTACGAAGTCTATCCTTTATCTGGAAAACAATTCCGGGGTTTATGAAGTGCTTAATCTCGGAGAAAACCAGGTGGTCACTTTATCAGAGATGGTTTCTACTATAGAAAATGTACTGGGAAAAACTGCCATAAAAAAAATTCTGCCAATGCAGCCGGGAGATGTCACAAAAACGAATGCCGATATTACAAAAGCAAAGGATTTAATAGGGTATAAACCTGCCACAGACTTCCAAAATGGCATAAAAAAATTTGTGGAATGGTTTTTGAGAAAACGACATTAAGTAAATTGCTGACATAGCTGCCAGTTAGTTTGTGACAGCCATTTATAAGAAAAAATTATAAAAAGAATTGAAAATCAAGTATAAAAAAGTTTATTATACAACCTATTTTTATACTTTTGCAAAAAATTAGAAAATTATGTACTGGACATTAGAATTAGCTTCATATTTAAGTGACGCACCCTGGCCAATGACAAAAGCAGAGCTTATTGACTACGCAATCAGAACTGGTGCACCTATGGAGGTAGTAGAAAACCTTCAGGCAATCGAAGACGAAGGGGAAATTTATGAATCTATCGAAGAAGTATGGAGTGACTACCCTACTGACGAGGATTTCCTTTGGAACGAGGACGAATATTAATAAAGCGATAAGCTTTAGGCTGTGTGCTTAGAGCTTTTTTGCCCTTTTTATATATTAATTTACACGATAAGCGTGTCATTTAAAACGCTTAAAGCATCTTGCATTAAGCATAAAGCAAAAAATTTATGAGTTTTTTAAACAAAGTTCTTAAAGGGTTTTTGGGAGACAAAAAAGCGCAGGACCTAAAAGAAGTAAAAAAAGTTGTAACAAAAATCAAGGCTGTAGAACCTAACATCCAACAATTGTCAGATGATGGGTTGAGACAAAAAACGGCTGAGTTTAAAGAGAATATAAAATCTGCAACCAGCAAGATCACAGCTCAAATAGAACAGATAAAAGAGCAGATAAAAAATTCAACCAATGTTGATGAAAAAGAAGCTCTTTTTTCAAAAATTGAGTCTCTAAAGAAAGAATCATATGAAATTGAAGAGAAAGTTCTTGTTCAGGTTCTTCCCGAAGCTTTTGCATTGATCAAAGAAACGGCAAGAAGATGGGCACAGAATGGAGAAATCCGTGTAACAGCAAGTGACTGGGACAGAGAACTGGCTGATGCAGGAAAAGATTTTGTGAGCATTCAGGGAGACACAGCTGTTTGGAAAAACTCATGGGACGCTGCCGGAACTCCTGTAGTTTGGGATATGGTCCACTATGATGTTCAGTTTATCGGAGGGGTTATTCTTCACAGTGGTAAAATTGCCGAGATGGCAACCGGTGAAGGTAAAACTTTGGTAGGAACATTACCTATTTACTTAAATTCACTTCCTGAAAGAGGAGTACACGTTGTAACCGTGAACGACTATCTTGCAAAAAGAGACTCCGCGTGGATGGGTCCTCTTTATCAGTTCCACGGAATGTCTATCGACTGTATCGACAACCACCAGCCGAACTCAGACGGAAGAAGAAAAGCATACAACTCAGATATTACTTACGGAACCAACAATGAATTTGGTTTCGATTACCTGAGAGATAACATGGTAACTTCACCTTCAGAATTGGTACAAAGAGAATTGAACTTTGCTATTGTGGATGAAGTTGACTCTGTATTGGTAGATGATGCAAGAACACCATTGATCATTTCCGGTCCGGTTCCTCAGGGAGACAGACAGGAGTTTGATGTTCTTAAACCTTCTATTGACAGAATTGTTGAAGTACAAAAGAAAACCGTTTCTGCTATTTTCAACGAAGCGAAAAAATTAATCGCTGCAGGAAATACAAAAGAAGGTGGGTTTAAATTGCTTCAGGCGTACAGAGGTCTTCCAAAAAACAGACAATTAATCAAATTCTTATCGGAAAGCGGAAACAGAGCATTGCTTCAAAAAGTTGAATCGCAGTATATGCAGGACAACAACCGTGACATGCCGATCGTAGATAAAGATCTTTACTTCGTTATCGAAGAGAAAAACAACCAGGTGGATCTTACCGATAAAGGTGTTGAGTATATGTCTCAAGGAAATTCTGATACTAACTTCTTCGTTCTTCCTGATATCGGGACTGAAATTGCTGAAGTAGAAGCTAAAAATCTTTCTAAAGAAGAGGAATTTGAAGCTAAAGAAAGACTTTTTGCTGACTTTGCTGAAAAATCTGAACGTGTTCATACTATGAGCCAGCTATTGAAAGCATACACATTATTTGAAAAAGATGATGAGTATGTAGTAATTGATGGTGAAGTAAAAATTGTTGATGAGCAGACAGGACGTATCATGGAGGGTCGTCGTTATTCAGATGGTCTTCACCAGGCAATCGAAGCGAAAGAGAGCGTAAAAATTGAGGCTGCTACTCAAACTTTTGCTACCATCACGCTTCAGAACTATTTCCGTATGTACAACAAACTTGCGGGGATGACTGGTACAGCTGAAACTGAGGCGGGTGAACTTTGGGAAATCTACAAATTAGATGTAGTGGTTATCCCAACAAACCGTCCAATTTTAAGAAATGACAAACAGGATTTAGTTTTCAAAACTAACAGAGAAAAATATAATGCTGTAATTGAAGAAGTAGAAAAATTAACAGAAGCAAAAAGACCTGTATTGGTAGGAACAACTTCTGTTGAAATTTCCCAATTGCTTTCAAAAGCACTTCAGTTAAGAAAAATTCCTCACCAGGTCCTGAACGCGAAGCTTCACAAGAAAGAAGCCGAGATTGTGGCAGGAGCAGGACAGCCGGGAGTTGTAACCATTGCAACGAACATGGCTGGTCGTGGTACGGATATTAAGCTTTCTAAGGAAGTAAAAGAAGCTGGAGGTTTAGCGATCATCGGTACTGAAAGACATGATTCAAGACGTGTTGACAGACAGCTTAGAGGTAGAGCAGGACGTCAGGGAGACCCTGGAAGTTCTCAGTTCTATGTATCTCTTGAAGATAACCTGATGCGTTTGTTCGGTTCTGAAAGAATTGCTAAAATGATGGACAGAATGGGTCATAAAGAAGGTGAAGTAATTCAGCACTCTATGATCAGCAAGTCTATTGAAAGAGCTCAGAAGAAAGTAGAAGAAAACAACTTCGGAACAAGAAAGAGACTTCTTGAGTATGATGACGTAATGAACAAACAACGTGACGTAATCTACAAGAGAAGAAAGAATGCCCTGTTCGGAGATCACTTGAAATATGATATTACGAATATGATTTTCGATGTTGCTAATTCTATCGTTGCGAAAGGAAAGGCTTCAGGAAGTTATAAAGATTTTGAATACGAAATCATTAAAACATTTACAATGGAATCTCCGGTTTCCCAAAGTGATTTTAATAATAAAAATGTTCAGGATCTGACGAATATTTTATTCAATGCAGCTCAGGAAGATTATAGAATGAAATTGAATCTATTGAAAGAAAAATCTTTCCCAATCATTGAGAATGTATACCAAAATCAAGGTTCAATGTTCAAAATGATCCAGGTTCCTTTCACAGACGGACATAAAACAATGACTATTGTAGCTGATCTTAAAGAAGCTTATGAT
Coding sequences within:
- the secA gene encoding preprotein translocase subunit SecA; amino-acid sequence: MSFLNKVLKGFLGDKKAQDLKEVKKVVTKIKAVEPNIQQLSDDGLRQKTAEFKENIKSATSKITAQIEQIKEQIKNSTNVDEKEALFSKIESLKKESYEIEEKVLVQVLPEAFALIKETARRWAQNGEIRVTASDWDRELADAGKDFVSIQGDTAVWKNSWDAAGTPVVWDMVHYDVQFIGGVILHSGKIAEMATGEGKTLVGTLPIYLNSLPERGVHVVTVNDYLAKRDSAWMGPLYQFHGMSIDCIDNHQPNSDGRRKAYNSDITYGTNNEFGFDYLRDNMVTSPSELVQRELNFAIVDEVDSVLVDDARTPLIISGPVPQGDRQEFDVLKPSIDRIVEVQKKTVSAIFNEAKKLIAAGNTKEGGFKLLQAYRGLPKNRQLIKFLSESGNRALLQKVESQYMQDNNRDMPIVDKDLYFVIEEKNNQVDLTDKGVEYMSQGNSDTNFFVLPDIGTEIAEVEAKNLSKEEEFEAKERLFADFAEKSERVHTMSQLLKAYTLFEKDDEYVVIDGEVKIVDEQTGRIMEGRRYSDGLHQAIEAKESVKIEAATQTFATITLQNYFRMYNKLAGMTGTAETEAGELWEIYKLDVVVIPTNRPILRNDKQDLVFKTNREKYNAVIEEVEKLTEAKRPVLVGTTSVEISQLLSKALQLRKIPHQVLNAKLHKKEAEIVAGAGQPGVVTIATNMAGRGTDIKLSKEVKEAGGLAIIGTERHDSRRVDRQLRGRAGRQGDPGSSQFYVSLEDNLMRLFGSERIAKMMDRMGHKEGEVIQHSMISKSIERAQKKVEENNFGTRKRLLEYDDVMNKQRDVIYKRRKNALFGDHLKYDITNMIFDVANSIVAKGKASGSYKDFEYEIIKTFTMESPVSQSDFNNKNVQDLTNILFNAAQEDYRMKLNLLKEKSFPIIENVYQNQGSMFKMIQVPFTDGHKTMTIVADLKEAYDTQCESLVNDFEKNITLSIIDENWKLHLREMDDLRRSSQGAVYEQKDPLVIYKQESFHLFSEMIDKLNKEIISFLYKGEIPA
- a CDS encoding PA0069 family radical SAM protein, whose product is MQNENLIKGQGAQRNVINRFDRYTYEPEDEDFEAVKTSFTEVFPKTIVNQVKSEDLPMEYSMNPYQGCEHGCSYCFARPTHEYWGYSAGIDFERKIMVKKNAPELLEKFFQKRAYKAAPILLSGNTDCYQPAERQFEITRKLLQVCLDYRHPVNILTKNAMVLRDLDILKPMAEQNLVSVSLSIPTINEELRRKMEPRTSSAKNKLKAVEILSENKIPVHVMVAPIIPGLNSDEPLNILKAISEAGALGFGYTLVRLNDTVEPVFVNWIESHFPDRAQKVLNLIRSMRGGKLGDKRYFERQRGEGNIAEMIHTTFKIGRKKFFDGKEFPKLSTANFTGTRDQQLKMFD
- a CDS encoding GDP-mannose 4,6-dehydratase, producing MVYLVTGGSGFIGSHLIERLLRNGHSVINIDNFDDFYNYQVKIKNTLESIGKISDFEYSDKETDLRHLISLTHSDQYSLYWQDIRDQKGLESIFKNHHIDMVIHLAALAGVRPSIERPLEYEEVNVRGTMNLWELCKDFNIKKFICASSSSVYGNNEKVPFAETDNVDNPISPYAATKKSGEIIGHVYHNLYHIDMIQLRFFTVYGPRQRPDLAIHKFVKLISENQEIPFYGDGNTARDYTYIDDIIDGITKSILYLENNSGVYEVLNLGENQVVTLSEMVSTIENVLGKTAIKKILPMQPGDVTKTNADITKAKDLIGYKPATDFQNGIKKFVEWFLRKRH
- a CDS encoding DUF2795 domain-containing protein, giving the protein MYWTLELASYLSDAPWPMTKAELIDYAIRTGAPMEVVENLQAIEDEGEIYESIEEVWSDYPTDEDFLWNEDEY
- a CDS encoding DUF2797 domain-containing protein, with translation MQFQGQILKMTSYDAKPIQYYLNLSGDLIHMNELIGKELSIRHTGFQCVNCGENKPIYRMGFCKNCFFESPYASDTIIRPELSTAHLGVAERDLEVEKQIQLQPHTVYLAYTGDVKVGVTRNTQIPTRWIDQGATFALPIARTENRYEAGMIEVALKEHLADKTNWRKMLQDDFEGEIDLADFRQKIKEHFPEDFQKFYREGEELWMFDYPFEKPEKVSSFTLDKKPEFTGKLTGIKGQYLGFEGGNFINVRGHEGYVIDFEVKN